The following proteins are encoded in a genomic region of Arachis stenosperma cultivar V10309 chromosome 4, arast.V10309.gnm1.PFL2, whole genome shotgun sequence:
- the LOC130972974 gene encoding probable glucan endo-1,3-beta-glucosidase A6, protein MAMLLIIPLLVHSILFTISSAVFSPQPGICYGQLGNNLPPPWKSVELIKSLKAKRVKIYDATPEILHALKNTTIQVSIMVPNEIIFNVSTNKTFSDQWVRNNVVSFYPHTLIRYLLVGNEVISSTKNDTWQHLVPAMRNIKRSLRSFHINKVKVGTPSAMDVLESSFPPSNGAFRKDIAAPIMKPMLKFLDRTKSFFFLDVYPFFAWASDPTNIKLEYALFESKNITVSDSGTGLVYSNLFDQMVDAVYFAMKRIGYPNIRIFIAETGWPNKGDIDQIGANIFNAATYNRNFVKKVMTKTPVGTPARPGWVLPSFIFALYNENQKPGSGTERHFGLLFPNGSMVYDIDLSWKTPESEFRALPAPENNATYKGKIWCVAVRGANETAVASALSYACSQGNNTCYPIRAGKRCFKPDSLYWHASYAFSSYWAQFRKTGGTCYFDGLATQTTKDPSYGSCKFPSVTL, encoded by the exons atggctatGCTTCTTATTATTCCACTGTTAGTGCACTCCATCCTATTCACCATTTCAA GTGCAGTGTTCTCACCCCAGCCTGGGATCTGCTACGGCCAACTAGGCAACAACCTTCCACCGCCATGGAAGTCAGTGGAGCTCATAAAGTCCCTCAAAGCGAAGCGCGTCAAAATCTACGATGCCACGCCGGAGATTCTCCACGCGCTCAAAAACACCACCATTCAAGTCTCCATCATGGTCCCCAACGAGATCATCTTCAACGTCTCCACCAACAAGACATTTTCCGACCAGTGGGTTCGAAACAACGTAGTATCATTCTACCCACACACCCTCATCCGCTACCTGCTTGTCGGCAACGAAGTCATCAGTAGCACAAAGAATGACACGTGGCAGCACCTCGTCCCCGCAATGCGCAACATCAAGCGCTCCCTCAGATCCTTCCACATCAACAAAGTCAAGGTGGGAACTCCATCTGCCATGGACGTTCTAGAATCCTCCTTCCCACCCTCAAACGGTGCGTTTCGCAAGGACATAGCTGCTCCCATAATGAAACCAATGCTCAAGTTTTTGGACCGCACCAAgtccttcttcttccttgatgTGTACCCGTTTTTCGCCTGGGCTTCGGATCCCACAAACATAAAGCTGGAATACGCGCTTTTCGAATCCAAGAACATAACCGTTAGTGATTCAG GTACAGGTCTTGTTTACTCAAACCTCTTCGATCAGATGGTAGATGCTGTTTACTTCGCCATGAAGCGGATCGGGTATCCGAATATTCGGATCTTCATTGCGGAAACGGGTTGGCCAAATAAGGGGGACATTGACCAGATCGGAGCCAATATTTTCAATGCTGCTACTTACAATCGCAATTTCGTTAAGAAAGTAATGACTAAAACCCCGGTTGGGACCCCGGCGCGACCAGGTTGGGTTCTTCCATCTTTTATATTCGCGCTGTATAACGAGAACCAGAAACCAGGTTCGGGTACGGAGCGGCATTTCGGGTTGTTGTTCCCGAACGGGTCAATGGTTTACGATATTGATCTTTCGTGGAAGACGCCGGAGTCTGAGTTCCGGGCATTGCCGGCACCGGAGAACAATGCGACGTACAAGGGGAAGATATGGTGCGTGGCGGTGCGTGGGGCAAACGAGACGGCGGTGGCGTCGGCATTGTCATACGCGTGCTCGCAGGGAAATAACACGTGTTACCCGATTCGAGCCGGGAAACGGTGTTTTAAACCCGATTCACTGTACTGGCATGCTAGCTACGCGTTTAGTTCATACTGGGCGCAGTTTAGGAAGACTGGTGGAACTTGTTACTTCGATGGGCTTGCCACGCAAACTACAAAGGATCCAA